In a genomic window of Candidatus Paceibacterota bacterium:
- the rplW gene encoding 50S ribosomal protein L23: MAIFGFKKRKDEKLQQGAEMAKGLTDKKPIKRTSVVEGKTSQKTSTKVPAPKVSVPALHSDSASNTASVILRPRITEKSGVMSQNGVYTFEVTKNSNKALIAKAVTTLYKVVPTKISIINTPIRNVFVKGRRGTVAGIKKAVVTVKKGDKIDFV, from the coding sequence ATGGCAATATTCGGATTCAAAAAAAGAAAAGATGAAAAACTTCAGCAAGGTGCTGAGATGGCAAAAGGTTTGACTGATAAAAAGCCAATCAAGAGGACTTCTGTAGTAGAAGGCAAGACCTCACAAAAGACTTCTACGAAAGTTCCTGCTCCAAAGGTTTCTGTACCAGCTCTTCATTCAGATTCTGCTTCAAATACAGCTTCAGTTATCCTACGTCCTCGTATTACAGAGAAATCTGGAGTTATGAGTCAAAATGGGGTATATACTTTTGAAGTAACAAAGAATTCCAACAAAGCTTTGATCGCAAAGGCTGTTACTACTTTGTACAAAGTTGTTCCTACCAAGATTTCTATCATCAACACTCCTATTAGAAATGTTTTCGTAAAGGGTCGTCGTGGTACAGTCGCTGGTATCAAGAAGGCTGTTGTTACAGTTAAAAAAGGAGATAAAATAGATTTTGTATAG
- the rplD gene encoding 50S ribosomal protein L4: MEATIYNQTGKATGKISLPEGVFGVPWNADLVHEIVRLMNSNSRSNIAHTKTRGEVRGGGKKPWKQKGTGRSRHGSTRSPIWVGGGIAHGPRNTQNYDRKINKKAKAKALFTILSKKFNEGEILFVDNMTMAAPKTKEAKNILSSLSKIKGYERLSTKKVNTAIIALDKKTTAVEKSFNNFGNISIEEFRNINPVSLLNHTFLIISNPAESLKMLTAKTVKSA; the protein is encoded by the coding sequence ATGGAAGCAACAATATACAATCAAACAGGTAAGGCAACAGGCAAGATCTCACTCCCAGAAGGAGTATTCGGCGTTCCTTGGAATGCTGACTTGGTTCACGAGATCGTCCGCTTGATGAATTCCAATTCTCGTAGCAATATCGCTCACACAAAGACTCGTGGTGAAGTTCGTGGTGGAGGCAAGAAGCCTTGGAAACAAAAGGGAACAGGACGTTCTCGTCACGGTTCTACACGTTCTCCTATCTGGGTTGGTGGAGGTATCGCACACGGTCCTCGCAATACTCAGAACTACGATCGTAAGATCAACAAGAAGGCAAAGGCAAAGGCTTTGTTCACTATTTTGTCAAAGAAATTCAATGAAGGAGAGATTCTCTTTGTTGATAATATGACTATGGCAGCTCCAAAGACAAAAGAGGCAAAGAACATTCTTTCTTCACTATCCAAGATCAAGGGATACGAAAGATTGTCAACAAAAAAGGTCAATACTGCTATCATCGCTTTGGACAAAAAGACTACTGCAGTAGAAAAGAGTTTCAATAATTTCGGCAATATTTCAATAGAAGAGTTTCGCAATATTAATCCAGTTTCTTTGCTCAACCATACTTTCCTTATCATTTCCAATCCAGCAGAGTCTCTCAAAATGTTAACAGCTAAGACCGTTAAGTCTGCTTAA
- a CDS encoding ABC transporter permease: protein MTWKHTLKTALTGLTTNRSRSSLTILGIVIGITAIMLVVSLGAGAQELILGQVQGLGTNTIAVIPGREPTGPSDVTFLFSDSLKEKDLVALRNKANVPGLKSIMPTIFGAGSASFGSNTYQVSIFGATNLMAEIFDLHPQGEFFGEDNVLSRSDVMVLGSKVAEKLFTGNEDPLSSKVKIKGRNFRVIGVLPATGGGSLFNFDDMVLVPYTTAQDYIIGKKSFSRLIIQAVSDNEVQATAEDIKLTLRESHGITDPTKDDFTVQTQQDLANRLGTITSALTWFLVAVASIALFVGGVGIMNIMLVSVTERTREIGLRKALGATDRDILTQFLLEAVLLTAIGGVVGIILGASLAFITAIGLSKGLGVNWTFVFPWGGAMLGLSVSALIGLIFGGYPANQASKKSPIEALRYE from the coding sequence ATGACTTGGAAACACACTTTAAAAACTGCATTGACCGGACTCACGACCAATAGATCGCGATCGTCCCTCACTATTCTTGGAATAGTGATTGGAATCACGGCTATCATGCTCGTGGTCTCACTTGGTGCTGGTGCACAGGAACTTATCTTGGGACAAGTTCAAGGACTTGGAACAAACACTATCGCCGTCATTCCTGGAAGGGAACCAACAGGACCTTCCGATGTTACATTTTTATTTAGTGATTCTTTGAAAGAGAAGGATCTAGTAGCTTTGAGAAATAAGGCCAATGTTCCTGGTCTGAAATCTATAATGCCAACAATCTTCGGAGCAGGATCAGCTTCCTTCGGTTCAAATACTTACCAAGTATCTATTTTTGGTGCCACAAATCTGATGGCAGAGATTTTTGATCTTCATCCACAAGGTGAATTTTTTGGTGAAGATAATGTTTTATCCCGTAGTGATGTGATGGTGTTGGGTTCAAAAGTCGCTGAGAAACTTTTTACTGGTAATGAAGATCCTTTGTCAAGTAAGGTAAAGATAAAAGGTCGTAATTTTAGAGTTATTGGAGTATTGCCTGCAACTGGTGGAGGGTCACTTTTCAATTTTGATGATATGGTTCTTGTACCATATACGACTGCTCAGGATTATATTATCGGTAAAAAATCTTTTAGTCGTCTCATCATACAAGCTGTTTCTGATAATGAAGTTCAAGCTACTGCTGAAGATATCAAACTGACCTTACGCGAATCTCACGGCATTACGGATCCAACTAAAGATGATTTTACAGTCCAAACTCAGCAAGATCTTGCCAATCGTTTGGGTACTATCACAAGTGCACTCACATGGTTCCTTGTAGCTGTAGCATCTATAGCTTTGTTTGTAGGTGGAGTTGGAATCATGAATATAATGCTTGTCTCAGTTACTGAACGTACTCGTGAGATTGGTTTACGCAAAGCTCTTGGTGCTACGGATAGGGACATTCTCACACAGTTTTTGCTTGAAGCAGTCTTGCTTACTGCTATTGGCGGAGTAGTCGGTATTATTCTAGGTGCTTCTTTGGCATTCATCACTGCCATAGGTCTTTCCAAGGGGCTAGGAGTAAATTGGACGTTCGTATTTCCGTGGGGAGGAGCAATGCTTGGTTTGAGCGTTTCTGCGCTAATAGGCCTTATTTTTGGAGGTTATCCAGCCAATCAGGCGTCAAAGAAGAGTCCGATTGAGGCATTGAGGTATGAGTAA
- a CDS encoding ABC transporter ATP-binding protein: MNIIEVHNLKKSYNDGADTIALNSVSFSVRKGEFLAIMGPSGSGKSTLLHLLGLLDLPTSGKYIFNGKHTTTYSGDELADLRNREIGFVFQSFNLLPRTSVLENVKLPLYYSKVPESEWEAKAIEAVESVGLGHRMSHQPSELSGGEKQRVAIARALVTDPEIIFADEPTGNLDSKSGKNVMAVIQHLNEEHGKTIVLITHETSTAEHAERIIHLLDGEIERDEKVKKRLTANDEFVK; this comes from the coding sequence ATGAATATCATAGAAGTACACAACCTGAAGAAATCGTATAATGATGGTGCTGATACCATTGCTTTGAATAGTGTATCTTTCTCTGTTCGTAAAGGTGAATTTCTAGCAATTATGGGGCCTTCTGGAAGTGGAAAGTCCACCTTATTGCATTTGCTTGGACTTCTAGATCTGCCAACTAGTGGCAAATATATTTTTAATGGCAAACATACGACCACATATTCTGGTGATGAGCTCGCCGATCTTCGTAATAGGGAAATAGGTTTTGTTTTTCAGTCTTTCAATTTGTTGCCTAGGACTTCTGTTTTGGAAAATGTAAAATTGCCACTATATTATTCCAAAGTTCCAGAGAGCGAATGGGAAGCCAAAGCTATTGAAGCCGTAGAGTCTGTTGGTTTGGGACATAGAATGTCACATCAACCATCTGAACTTTCTGGTGGAGAAAAACAGAGAGTGGCTATAGCTAGAGCTTTAGTTACGGATCCGGAGATTATCTTTGCGGATGAACCAACTGGTAACTTGGATTCAAAATCTGGTAAAAATGTCATGGCGGTTATCCAGCATTTGAATGAAGAACACGGTAAAACTATCGTACTTATCACCCATGAAACTTCCACAGCCGAACATGCTGAGCGCATAATTCATTTGTTGGATGGAGAGATAGAAAGAGATGAGAAAGTTAAAAAGAGATTGACAGCTAATGATGAGTTCGTTAAGTAG
- a CDS encoding H-type lectin domain-containing protein has protein sequence MTKIFNFLKITIPTIIIALAISYASAATWSPAPSNPPTNNTPAPINVGPSIGGIHQGKDGGLDINKSLSSPDAVGLNVWGLSNFFGSVKIQDGTQGAGKVLVSDADGKSAWVATSSLGLGAGGGGGSRDVYTTFPDGSTSLTLQSEVGYSEFWRAGPNITSVSFVWSELTDWGDVANRVSSYVDTLFSGTYEIGVYNQITFTRPFSRPPFVSVTPNFIGVNHNQSSESYGPFPIVLNVTTTGFELITDRNGYYMRGGELNPTPGISLPTGTRSYGFRWRASL, from the coding sequence ATGACAAAGATCTTCAATTTTCTGAAAATAACTATACCGACTATTATTATTGCTTTAGCAATATCTTATGCTTCTGCTGCTACTTGGTCGCCAGCACCAAGCAATCCACCAACCAATAACACCCCAGCTCCTATTAATGTCGGACCAAGTATTGGTGGTATTCACCAAGGTAAAGATGGTGGATTGGATATCAACAAATCTCTGTCGTCACCAGACGCGGTCGGTCTTAACGTTTGGGGACTTTCCAATTTTTTCGGTTCTGTGAAGATACAAGATGGTACACAAGGTGCTGGTAAAGTTTTGGTTTCTGACGCTGATGGTAAATCTGCATGGGTAGCAACTTCTTCTCTGGGTCTTGGAGCAGGAGGGGGAGGGGGAAGTAGGGATGTCTATACGACTTTCCCTGACGGAAGTACGTCTTTAACTTTGCAGAGTGAAGTAGGTTATTCAGAGTTTTGGAGAGCTGGTCCGAATATAACTTCTGTTAGTTTTGTCTGGAGTGAATTGACTGATTGGGGAGATGTAGCGAATCGTGTTAGTAGCTATGTTGATACACTTTTCAGCGGGACTTATGAGATTGGTGTTTATAATCAGATCACTTTTACTAGACCCTTTTCTAGACCTCCGTTTGTTTCGGTAACCCCAAACTTTATCGGAGTAAATCACAATCAAAGCAGTGAGTCCTACGGTCCATTTCCTATTGTTTTGAATGTTACCACAACAGGTTTTGAATTGATTACAGATAGAAATGGATACTACATGAGAGGTGGAGAACTCAATCCTACACCTGGTATTAGTTTACCTACAGGTACTCGTTCATATGGTTTCAGATGGAGAGCTTCCTTATAA
- a CDS encoding HlyD family efflux transporter periplasmic adaptor subunit — MKKSFVKKYLWNKYGIIIGVVLLIIIYSVFFRNNNSAKMDYVTATVGNILEKVSVTGKISPTEKADLAFEKGGRVTVLNFKVGDRVKKGDIIASLDSASDRASLASAEAKLSDLSRSLNAPELALEQSKINTAKITLVNAKQDALNAVRTALTQTQSAVNNYADTFFNNPQSANPTINIQTQSFSFENSINSSRVLVSEALNKWKNDLSLATSSESASSLISNANVYEVTIKGFMDQLSSVVNDLDPGSSGLSRSAIDSYISTMNSGLSTLNQAISSISTTKTSLENALSNYDQIYNNFLLKNSGSSAQAIQAQLAVVDSYRAELAKGKVVSPITGIITKVEPDLGEFVSSGVISFGVISDGDYKIEAYVPEADIAKISIGNIASTTLDAYGQSVDFPSTVVAVDPAETVLEGVPTYRITLKFINKDVRIRSGMTANLDILTKQKNNVISVPARAIIDSDGVKSIRILKSDNKTFVTMPVVVGLKGSDGMVEIINGVSEGEKVVTYVK; from the coding sequence ATGAAAAAGTCTTTTGTAAAAAAGTATTTATGGAATAAATACGGCATCATTATCGGTGTTGTTCTTCTCATAATAATCTATTCGGTTTTCTTCCGTAATAATAATTCTGCAAAGATGGATTATGTTACGGCTACAGTAGGTAATATTTTGGAAAAAGTTAGTGTAACCGGAAAGATTTCTCCTACAGAAAAGGCTGATTTGGCATTTGAAAAGGGAGGGAGAGTTACGGTATTAAATTTTAAAGTTGGAGATAGAGTTAAAAAGGGTGATATTATAGCCTCTCTTGATTCTGCGAGTGATAGGGCGTCCTTGGCTTCTGCAGAAGCCAAGCTATCCGATCTTTCTAGAAGCCTCAATGCTCCAGAATTGGCTCTAGAACAATCAAAAATCAATACTGCCAAGATTACTCTTGTTAATGCCAAACAAGACGCGTTGAACGCTGTAAGAACAGCTCTGACACAGACACAGAGTGCTGTAAATAATTATGCTGATACATTTTTCAACAATCCCCAAAGTGCCAATCCGACTATAAACATTCAAACACAATCTTTCTCTTTTGAAAATTCCATAAATTCTTCAAGAGTTCTTGTTTCTGAAGCCCTAAATAAATGGAAAAATGATCTTAGTTTAGCCACTTCTTCAGAATCAGCTTCCAGTCTTATTTCCAATGCTAACGTCTATGAAGTTACCATCAAGGGTTTTATGGATCAATTATCTTCAGTTGTGAATGATCTAGACCCTGGAAGTTCAGGTTTGTCACGATCAGCTATAGATTCTTATATATCAACGATGAATTCAGGTCTATCTACTCTAAATCAAGCAATATCTTCTATTTCTACAACCAAAACTTCATTAGAAAATGCTTTATCAAACTACGATCAGATATATAACAATTTTCTCTTGAAAAATTCTGGTTCATCGGCTCAAGCTATACAAGCGCAATTGGCAGTCGTTGACTCTTATAGAGCGGAATTAGCAAAAGGTAAAGTTGTTTCTCCTATAACCGGTATAATTACAAAAGTTGAACCAGATCTTGGTGAGTTTGTCTCATCTGGGGTTATTTCTTTTGGAGTTATTAGTGATGGAGATTACAAGATTGAAGCTTATGTTCCTGAAGCAGATATAGCCAAGATATCTATTGGTAATATTGCTTCAACAACTCTGGACGCTTATGGTCAAAGCGTTGATTTTCCATCTACGGTCGTTGCTGTGGATCCTGCCGAAACTGTTTTGGAAGGAGTTCCTACTTATAGGATTACCCTTAAATTTATAAACAAAGATGTCAGGATTCGTTCTGGGATGACTGCTAATTTGGATATTTTAACTAAACAAAAAAATAATGTCATAAGTGTACCAGCTAGGGCTATCATTGATTCTGACGGAGTAAAATCCATAAGAATCCTCAAGTCTGATAATAAGACTTTTGTAACCATGCCTGTTGTAGTAGGTCTCAAAGGTTCAGATGGTATGGTGGAGATAATAAACGGAGTTAGTGAAGGGGAGAAGGTGGTGACATATGTGAAGTAA
- the rplC gene encoding 50S ribosomal protein L3, whose amino-acid sequence MKFILGRKLNMTQIYDASGSAIPVTAVTIRGNVVTQVRTKDNDGYEAVQIGEGTRNANNINKAQKGHFKELGSFASLREFRFDEQSGAIAQKVGDKLEITQFKPGDVVMVSAISKGKGFQGVVKRHGFGGGPRTHGQKHSEREPGSIGGGLRTHVPVGMRMAGRMGSDRITVTNLKVAHIDMEDNVIYVSGAIPGRRGTLVEIVGK is encoded by the coding sequence ATGAAATTCATTCTAGGAAGAAAACTCAATATGACGCAGATCTACGATGCCTCTGGTTCTGCTATTCCAGTAACCGCTGTTACCATTCGTGGTAACGTTGTTACTCAGGTTCGCACCAAGGATAATGATGGCTATGAAGCTGTTCAGATCGGTGAAGGTACAAGAAACGCAAACAATATCAACAAAGCTCAAAAGGGTCATTTCAAAGAACTTGGTTCATTCGCATCTCTTCGAGAATTTCGCTTTGATGAACAATCAGGTGCAATTGCTCAGAAAGTCGGTGATAAGTTGGAAATAACTCAATTCAAGCCAGGTGATGTGGTCATGGTCAGTGCTATCTCAAAAGGAAAAGGTTTCCAAGGTGTTGTGAAGCGCCACGGTTTCGGTGGAGGTCCTCGCACTCACGGTCAAAAGCACTCAGAGCGTGAGCCAGGTTCTATCGGAGGAGGTCTACGTACCCACGTCCCAGTAGGTATGCGCATGGCCGGTCGTATGGGTAGTGATCGTATTACGGTTACAAACCTCAAGGTTGCTCATATTGATATGGAAGACAACGTTATCTATGTTTCAGGAGCTATTCCCGGAAGAAGGGGGACGTTGGTTGAGATCGTTGGGAAATAA
- the rpsJ gene encoding 30S ribosomal protein S10 → MEKTNETIKKESPKAKAPRAKKVKAIGENPHLRIRVRAYEHKILDASLKQIMDTAARYDAEIHGPVPLPTEIKKYTVNRSSFIDKNSREQFEMRVHKRLIDIINPNPKVIEALTNLNLPSGVNIDVKMM, encoded by the coding sequence ATGGAAAAAACAAACGAAACAATTAAAAAAGAATCTCCAAAGGCCAAGGCTCCTCGTGCCAAGAAGGTCAAAGCTATTGGTGAGAATCCACATTTGAGGATCAGAGTTCGTGCTTACGAACACAAGATTCTAGATGCTTCTTTGAAGCAGATTATGGATACAGCAGCTCGTTATGATGCTGAAATTCATGGTCCAGTTCCTTTGCCAACTGAGATCAAGAAGTACACGGTCAACCGTTCTTCATTCATTGATAAGAATTCTCGTGAACAGTTTGAAATGCGTGTTCACAAGCGCCTTATTGATATTATCAATCCAAATCCAAAGGTCATTGAAGCTCTGACAAACCTAAATTTGCCATCAGGGGTCAATATTGACGTTAAGATGATGTAA
- the tuf gene encoding elongation factor Tu — protein sequence MAAEFNRTKPHINVGTIGHIDHGKSTLTAALLAVQSKKGLANVKAYADITKGGTVRDATKTVTISLSHVEYESATRHYAHIDCPGHADFIKNMITGAAQMDGAILVVSATDGVMPQTREHVLLAYQVGVPKIVVFLNKCDLVPEQDLIDLVEEEVRELLTKNKFDGKNTPVIRGSASNALNGDATWSTKIDELMAALDSYIPTPVREVDKPFLMPIEDIFSIEGRGTVVTGRIERGMIKVGEEVEIVGFKDTSKTVITGIEMFNKSLKEGMAGDNAGLLLRGTAKDGVSRGQVLAKPGSVKPHTEFESEVYVLKKEEGGRHTPFFTGYKPQFYIRTTDVTGEVTLPEKVEMVMPGDTITFKVKLVAPVALEDKQRFAVREGGKTVGAGVVTKVIA from the coding sequence ATGGCAGCAGAATTCAATCGTACGAAGCCACACATCAATGTCGGTACAATCGGCCACATTGACCACGGCAAGTCTACTTTGACAGCCGCTCTTTTGGCAGTTCAGTCCAAAAAGGGTCTAGCTAACGTCAAAGCTTACGCAGATATTACAAAGGGAGGTACAGTTCGTGATGCAACAAAGACAGTTACAATTTCTTTGTCGCACGTTGAGTACGAGTCAGCTACTCGTCACTATGCTCACATTGACTGTCCAGGACACGCCGACTTTATCAAGAACATGATTACAGGTGCCGCTCAAATGGACGGTGCTATCCTCGTTGTTTCAGCTACTGATGGTGTTATGCCACAGACACGTGAACACGTTCTTTTGGCTTACCAAGTTGGTGTTCCAAAGATCGTTGTATTCTTGAACAAGTGCGACCTAGTACCAGAACAAGATCTTATTGACCTTGTTGAAGAAGAAGTGCGTGAACTTCTCACCAAAAATAAGTTTGATGGTAAAAACACTCCAGTTATCCGTGGTTCTGCATCAAACGCTTTGAACGGTGATGCTACATGGTCAACAAAGATTGATGAACTTATGGCCGCTTTGGATTCATATATTCCTACTCCTGTTCGTGAAGTAGACAAGCCTTTCCTTATGCCAATTGAAGATATCTTCTCCATTGAAGGCCGTGGAACTGTGGTTACAGGTCGTATAGAGCGCGGAATGATCAAAGTTGGTGAAGAAGTTGAGATTGTTGGTTTCAAAGATACAAGTAAGACCGTTATTACTGGTATTGAAATGTTCAACAAATCTCTCAAAGAAGGTATGGCAGGAGATAATGCAGGTCTTCTTCTCCGTGGAACCGCCAAGGATGGTGTTTCTCGTGGACAAGTTTTGGCCAAGCCAGGTTCAGTCAAGCCTCATACAGAATTTGAGTCTGAAGTTTACGTTTTGAAGAAAGAAGAAGGTGGTCGCCACACTCCATTCTTCACAGGATACAAGCCTCAGTTCTATATCCGTACAACAGACGTCACTGGTGAAGTAACTCTTCCTGAGAAGGTAGAGATGGTTATGCCAGGAGATACTATTACTTTCAAAGTCAAACTCGTTGCTCCAGTCGCTCTAGAAGACAAGCAGAGGTTTGCCGTTCGTGAAGGAGGTAAGACGGTGGGGGCAGGGGTTGTAACAAAAGTTATAGCATAG
- a CDS encoding type II toxin-antitoxin system YafQ family toxin: protein MKKIVGFILHKNFEKSYPRQNIEVKKAFIERRNLLLIDQQHHLLNNHSLQGKWVRHRSINITGNIRAVYKMEGFFAIFIEIGTHSQLYG, encoded by the coding sequence ATGAAGAAAATTGTTGGATTCATTTTGCATAAGAATTTTGAGAAATCCTATCCTAGGCAAAATATTGAGGTTAAAAAAGCTTTTATTGAAAGGAGAAATTTGCTTTTAATAGACCAGCAACACCATTTGTTGAATAACCATTCTCTTCAGGGTAAGTGGGTAAGGCATAGAAGTATAAATATTACAGGTAACATAAGGGCTGTATATAAAATGGAAGGTTTTTTCGCTATTTTTATAGAAATAGGGACACATAGTCAGTTGTATGGATAG
- a CDS encoding type II toxin-antitoxin system RelB/DinJ family antitoxin — protein MKTVINIKADKEVKEEAVKIAGLMGLPLSTVVNAFLKKFIADQSVTFNVPSKPSKNLQKIIKQSEKDLKNGKNLSPLFTDMDKMDRYLANL, from the coding sequence ATGAAAACGGTTATAAATATAAAAGCTGATAAAGAGGTCAAGGAAGAGGCTGTGAAGATAGCTGGACTAATGGGTCTGCCCTTGAGTACGGTTGTAAACGCTTTCTTGAAGAAATTTATCGCTGATCAAAGTGTAACTTTCAACGTTCCTTCAAAACCTTCTAAAAATCTACAGAAAATCATCAAACAATCAGAAAAAGATTTGAAAAATGGTAAAAACCTCTCACCACTTTTTACTGATATGGACAAAATGGATCGCTATTTGGCTAATTTATAG
- the fusA gene encoding elongation factor G, producing MNRDYPLERMRNFGIIAHIDAGKTTTSERILYYTGMIHKIGEVHDGETTTDWMEQERERGITITAAAITCFWNPTYMPKTDLSKKVRFNVIDTPGHIDFTVEVKRSLRVLDGAVVVFDGVAGVEPQSETNWRYADDGKVPRLCFINKMDRMGASFERSFKSIVERLNKHAIRFQLPIGLEGEHNGVVDLMRMKAFYFEGEKGIDIIEKEIPADMLEDAKKYRAEMIEKIVENDDTAMQQYLEGKEISIDELKRITRIAVIANKIFPVFTGSALKNVGVQLVLDAVVDYLPSPLDIPSIKGIDPNTGGEIFRHADDSEPFSALAFKLQNDPFVGQLTFFRVYSGTIESGTYIYNSTTGKKERLGRIVRLQADQREEVKKVFAGEIAAAVGLKDALTSHTFCDENNPIVLEVIKFMEPVVSLRIEPKTKADQEKMGMALRKLGNEDPTFRVSSNQETGETIISGMGELHLEIMVDRMKREFSVEANVGEPQVAYRETILNTAEAENKYIKQTGGKGQYGHVRLTLKPMEPWPEGEKIPKTVHRYDDFEFINSIKGGVIPNEFIPAVEKGVHEAMDRGILAGYKMVNVSCELTFGSYHDVDSSEIAYKIAASQAFQDAAKRAKPVILEPIMRLEVVAPEKYMGDINGSIASKRGTIEGSEPKGQALAIHAKVPLSEMFGYTTQLRSMTSGQGSAMMEFDHYDVVPANVAEEIKEKRK from the coding sequence ATGAACCGCGACTATCCTCTTGAGCGTATGCGCAACTTCGGTATCATTGCTCACATTGATGCCGGTAAGACCACGACTTCAGAACGTATCTTGTATTACACGGGAATGATCCACAAGATCGGTGAAGTTCACGATGGTGAGACAACCACAGACTGGATGGAACAAGAAAGGGAGCGCGGTATTACTATTACAGCGGCTGCCATCACTTGTTTTTGGAATCCTACATACATGCCAAAGACGGATCTTTCCAAGAAGGTTCGTTTCAACGTTATTGATACACCAGGACACATTGACTTTACTGTAGAAGTAAAGCGTTCTCTACGCGTACTAGATGGCGCTGTTGTTGTCTTTGACGGAGTGGCTGGAGTAGAACCACAATCTGAAACAAACTGGCGTTACGCTGACGATGGAAAAGTTCCTCGTCTTTGTTTCATCAATAAGATGGACCGTATGGGTGCTTCATTTGAAAGGTCTTTCAAGTCTATTGTAGAAAGATTGAATAAACACGCTATCCGTTTCCAACTTCCTATCGGTCTAGAAGGAGAACATAACGGAGTCGTTGACCTTATGCGTATGAAGGCTTTCTATTTTGAAGGAGAAAAAGGTATTGATATTATTGAAAAGGAAATTCCTGCAGATATGCTAGAAGATGCAAAGAAATATCGTGCAGAAATGATTGAAAAGATTGTTGAGAATGATGATACTGCTATGCAACAGTATCTTGAAGGAAAAGAGATTTCTATTGATGAATTGAAGAGGATTACACGTATTGCTGTCATCGCCAATAAGATTTTCCCAGTATTTACTGGCTCAGCTTTGAAGAACGTCGGTGTTCAACTAGTTCTAGATGCTGTTGTTGATTATCTACCATCACCTTTGGATATTCCTTCTATAAAGGGTATAGATCCTAATACAGGAGGGGAGATTTTCCGTCATGCAGATGATAGTGAACCTTTCTCAGCTCTAGCTTTCAAACTCCAGAACGATCCTTTCGTTGGTCAGCTTACATTCTTCCGTGTCTATTCAGGAACTATTGAGTCCGGTACTTATATTTACAACTCTACAACTGGTAAAAAAGAACGCCTCGGTCGTATCGTTCGCTTGCAAGCCGATCAGCGTGAAGAAGTAAAGAAAGTCTTTGCGGGTGAGATTGCTGCAGCTGTAGGTCTCAAAGATGCTTTGACATCTCATACTTTCTGCGACGAAAACAATCCTATTGTTCTTGAAGTTATCAAATTCATGGAACCTGTGGTTTCTCTACGTATTGAACCAAAGACCAAAGCTGACCAAGAAAAGATGGGTATGGCATTACGTAAACTTGGTAACGAAGACCCTACTTTTAGAGTTTCTTCAAATCAGGAAACTGGCGAAACTATTATTTCAGGAATGGGTGAATTGCATTTGGAAATCATGGTTGACCGTATGAAGCGTGAATTTAGTGTTGAAGCCAATGTCGGTGAGCCTCAAGTAGCTTACAGAGAGACAATCTTGAACACTGCAGAAGCTGAAAACAAATATATCAAGCAGACTGGAGGTAAGGGTCAATATGGACACGTCCGTCTAACTTTGAAACCTATGGAACCATGGCCAGAAGGGGAGAAAATTCCAAAGACTGTTCATCGTTATGATGATTTTGAATTTATCAACTCTATCAAGGGAGGTGTTATTCCAAATGAGTTCATTCCAGCAGTAGAAAAGGGTGTCCATGAAGCTATGGATCGCGGTATTTTGGCTGGTTACAAGATGGTCAACGTCTCTTGTGAATTAACATTCGGTTCATATCACGATGTGGACTCATCAGAAATTGCTTACAAAATCGCCGCTTCTCAAGCTTTCCAAGATGCTGCCAAGAGAGCCAAGCCTGTTATTCTAGAACCTATTATGAGACTTGAAGTTGTTGCCCCAGAAAAATACATGGGAGACATCAACGGTTCTATCGCTTCCAAGCGCGGTACTATTGAAGGTTCTGAGCCAAAGGGTCAAGCATTGGCCATTCATGCCAAAGTTCCACTTTCAGAAATGTTCGGTTATACCACCCAACTCCGTTCTATGACTTCTGGACAAGGTAGTGCAATGATGGAATTTGATCACTATGATGTTGTACCAGCCAATGTTGCTGAGGAGATCAAGGAGAAGAGGAAATAG